In Synechococcus sp. A18-25c, a single window of DNA contains:
- a CDS encoding 4-hydroxy-3-methylbut-2-enyl diphosphate reductase, translated as MDTHAFKRSLHHSDRYNRRGFGRAEEVAGSLEQAYQSGLIGSIRENGYKLSHGRLSVRLAEAFGFCWGVERAVAMAYETRKHYPSERLWITNEIIHNPSVNDHLREMNVQFIPVEDGVKDFSGVTNGDVVILPAFGATVQEMQLLNERGCHIVDTTCPWVSKVWNTVEKHKKHTFTSIIHGKVKHEETLATSSFAGTYLVVLDLEEAQIVADYIVGKGNRANFMARFSKACSPGFDPDRDLERLGVANQTTMLKRETEEIGRLFERTMLSKFGPTQLNEHFLAFNTICDATQERQDAMFSLVDEPLDLMVVIGGYNSSNTTHLQEIAISRGIRSFHIDTPERIGEDNSIEHKPLGEDLTRDHNFLPSGPISVGITSGASTPDRVVEHVIQRLIALSDEN; from the coding sequence GACGCGGATTCGGGCGTGCCGAAGAAGTGGCTGGGAGCCTTGAACAGGCCTATCAGAGCGGTCTGATCGGGTCCATCCGCGAAAACGGCTACAAACTCAGCCATGGCCGCCTCAGTGTGCGCCTCGCCGAAGCCTTCGGCTTTTGCTGGGGCGTTGAACGCGCCGTCGCCATGGCGTACGAAACCCGCAAGCACTACCCCAGCGAGCGCCTGTGGATCACCAATGAGATCATCCACAACCCTTCGGTGAATGATCATCTTCGCGAGATGAACGTTCAGTTCATTCCTGTTGAAGATGGCGTCAAGGATTTCTCAGGCGTCACCAACGGCGACGTGGTAATCCTTCCCGCCTTCGGCGCCACGGTGCAGGAGATGCAGTTGCTCAACGAGCGGGGATGCCACATTGTCGACACCACCTGTCCTTGGGTGTCGAAGGTGTGGAACACCGTCGAGAAACACAAGAAGCACACCTTCACCTCCATCATTCACGGCAAGGTGAAGCATGAGGAAACGCTGGCCACCAGCTCATTTGCCGGGACTTATTTGGTGGTTCTTGATTTAGAGGAAGCCCAAATCGTTGCCGACTACATCGTTGGGAAGGGCAACCGCGCCAATTTCATGGCCCGCTTCTCCAAGGCCTGCTCGCCTGGGTTTGACCCCGATCGCGATTTGGAGCGATTGGGTGTGGCCAACCAGACGACGATGCTCAAGCGAGAAACCGAGGAAATCGGCAGGCTGTTCGAACGAACCATGCTTAGCAAGTTCGGCCCGACCCAGCTGAACGAACACTTCCTGGCCTTCAACACCATCTGCGATGCGACGCAGGAGCGCCAAGACGCCATGTTCTCGCTTGTGGATGAACCCCTAGACCTCATGGTCGTCATCGGCGGCTACAACTCCTCGAACACCACCCACCTGCAGGAGATTGCGATCAGTCGGGGCATCCGCTCTTTCCATATCGACACGCCAGAACGGATCGGCGAAGACAACAGCATTGAGCACAAACCGTTGGGCGAAGACCTGACCCGCGACCACAATTTCTTGCCCAGTGGCCCCATCAGCGTGGGGATCACTTCAGGCGCTTCCACACCCGATCGCGTGGTTGAACACGTGATTCAACGCTTGATTGCTCTCAGCGATGAAAACTAA